Genomic window (Syngnathoides biaculeatus isolate LvHL_M chromosome 6, ASM1980259v1, whole genome shotgun sequence):
TGCTATAGCGCCAATGCCTAACACTGACACCCAGGCGGGTGTGATGTAGGACAGAGCCAGTGGCAGGACATTCCCTGCCTCCCCGCGCTCATAAGGTGGGGGTAGACCATAGTCTGTCTGGTTCCAGTCTTAGAGAGGAGATATAGAGGCACATACAGAGACAGAGAGGGGAAACAAAATTATGGTAATGGGGATAAAAAGGATGTACAAACCCTTGTTAATTATCACATTATCaaccaatgaagaaaaacattccTTTGACGCACATTTAACTTGAATTCTACTGGGAAAATTCACCTTACACCCTGCTGACAGACTGGAAATGTGTTGGCATCCTTGGAGACTTACACCTAATAGCCtgtgtacagtggaacctccaaaatCAATAACAATCCCAACCATGACATCTGATGTGTGAGAAGTCCCCAAGGTGCAACATTGCGTTTTTAGGTTCAGGCTGAGCGAACGGCGGGGGATCCCATTTCTGTGGAACCACCACCCGTGCAGGAAGTGCTTTGTGGTTTTGCTAACGGTGGAGTGTGAGCCACTTCTCGTTTGCCCCATCTGCTTCTTGTAACATGGACTGTCACCCCCCCTTGCGGGGAAGAACCCTGAACACCTCAACCTAAAGTTTGAACTCTGGAATCAATGTAACTGAGAGGGGTTGGAGTTTTTGGACCGTTTTGTGTGTACggatttgatttatttctgGTAAAACCGTACCCTTAATCTGAACCTGTCATTGAATTTCTGTTTTAAAATAAGGCATAATCTAGTGCGTTCGCAATAGGTTAAATAGTTGTCAGTGAATTTCATAATCGATTATTTGTTGCGCCTTTATGTTCGATATATGCACATGCTTTTTAGAGACGGGCATCATCGGGTGGGACGTGACATCAACAAGTCTGCCCGCAGGTGTCTGCACGGGAGCTGTGGCCGAGAGCGTcttctgcgtgtgtgtgcgcttgcTGTGTTTTATTCCTCTCCCAGCGTTCATTAAATGGCTGAAATATTCAACGGGAAACTGGGGATACACTAAAACTAATCAAAaatagcaatatagcaggggtgtGAAAAATGAACCATGAGATACCGGGGGAACGCTACAGTGATGGGACTTGTGACCGTCTTTGAGAGTCCGGTGAAGAGAGGGGCTGTCAAGTGGATCAAATGGTAGGGGGACTTGCACATGGGACGGTAACAACAGCAATGTATGTACCATCGAGGGACTGGATAATCTTGCTGCAAAAGTCTCCGCCCTCCCTTCGATGCCAACGTCTTATTGAGTAGTTTGACTGTTCCACTGTAAAGCCGCACAGTCTTGCCTTCCTCATGCTGCATGTGCGtgaagtggtaaaaaaaaaaaaaataaactcctcGCAACCAAACAAAAGCCATCGAAATGATAGTCGATCTGTGATGGTCAGATGGCGTGAATGCACTGGAGCGGCCTCAGTGTATTAAAACTCGAATACTACATATGATGGGATGTTACGGGATGAGAGTGTACAGTACCTGCAGATGCAGCCACAGCTCCAATGATCGCCGAGGGGATGCCCATAATAAAAGCAAAGCCGGCAGCAGCAAAGCAGGTAACCTGAGCTTTGTGTGAGGAGGCTGCTGCAAGGATCCTCTGGTATAAAGATTGGTACGCCAGTCCCCCTAAAGCctacaacatactgtacataagttCATCCAGCATATTAGTTATGCATCTTTTTACGAAATATATCTATGCCTGCTAAATAAACTATGTGCGGCTGCTGTAGAGCTCAGGTTTCACTGTATTGTCAGTGTTTAGCTGTAGGGACGTCCagacagtaaagaaaataagtatttgtacacgcTGTTATGTAGCAAgctctcccatttagaaatcatggatgggtttgaaattttcattgtaggtctAATGCAAaggtgataatctaaaaagaaaaattcagaaatcccaatgtatgattgaccctttatttgtgtgatacagctgcaaagaagtatttgaaaacctatctgttagaattctgacctgttggtccgcctttaaaagtccacctccactccatgtattatcatgaaTCAGATCCCGATCtcatcgttagctgcataaagacacctgtcaaccccatacaatcagtaagactcaaactaacatggccaagaccaaagacaccagagacaaaattgtacaactcgacacggctggaaagggctacggagaaattgccaagcagcttggtgaaaaaaggtccactgttggagcaatcattagaaaatggaagaagctaaacatgacggtcaatctcaatcggagtggagccccatgcaagatatcacctcgtggggtctcaatgatccttagaaaggtgaggaatcagcccaggactacacgacaggtcttggtcaatgacctgaaaagagcgggggccaccgtttccaatgtgactgttggtaatacactaagacgtcacggtttgaaatcatgcatggcaaggaaGGTTCCCCCCCTTAAaatagcacatgtcaaggcccatcttaagtttgccaatgaccatttggatgatacagaggagtcatgaaagaatgttttgtggtcagatgagagcaaaatggaactttgtggtcatgattccacaaactgtgttaggaggaagatgaatgatgagttccatcccaagaacaccatccctactgtgaagcatgggggtggtagcatcatgctttgggggtgtttttctgcacatgggacaggacgactgcactgtattaaagagatgatgactgcagccatgtattgtgagattttggggaataacctctttcactcagtcagagcattgaagacgggtcgtggctgggtctttcaacatgacaatgaccccaagcacacagccaggaaaaccaaggagtggctccgtaagaagcacaaaAAGGTCCTGGCATGGCCTtgaccagtctccagacctaaacccaatagaaaacctttggagggagctgaaagtctgtgtttcacagcgacatcccagaaacctgtctgatgttgagaagatctgtgtggaggagtggtccaaaatctctcctgcagtgtgtgcaaaccaagtgaacaactacaggaaacgttttgacctctgtaattgcaaacaaagcctattttaccaaatattaacattgattttctcaggtgttcaaatacttatttggagctgtatcacacaaataaattatttaaaaaaaaaaaaaattatacattgtgatttttggatttttcattttagatgatctctctcacagtggacatgcacataccttgaaaatttcagacccctccatgatttctaagtgggagaacttgcaatatagcagggtgttcaaacacttattttcttcactgttcaTCCACAggagcaaaacaacaacaagagataaaaaaaaaaacatctccattCACTGCCAAACAATCATTACTCATGATTGAGAGTAAACTTTACATGTATGACTTCTGCATGGAGATCAGAGTCGAGTGGCTAAATTTGGACTGTGGAACTAAGTCATTTTTACCATCCCCTCCACATAAACAATAAATGACCTTTGTCATAGAGCGCTCTGATTACATTTAAACATATGTCTTCGTTGCAGATACCGCAGAAGTTACAATGTATGTTTCTGGTGGGGTTTTTTTATTGCTCCtggaaaacaagacaaaaaatgtgtgACATAAATGATCATCGTCGCATGATGACAATTATCAcagaaacaattttaaaaaagaaattgaacaaaaatatcttaCCAACATGAGAAagtcatctatccattttccggCATCCTCCAGCTTAACCTCTCCAACCCAAGAATGGATGTTGGACTGGTTGAAATGGGCTACTTGTGCAAGGTCAGTCACCACAGGACTGAGAATCATAAAGGGAATACAGAGCCactgaaagacaaaacaaacactACTTAGTCACAGCAATCTGAACGAAATGTGCGTGGataaaaagattttcaaaacaaaagctgcTTTGTCATTCCTCATAGATAGACGGCAATCGCACGACCTTGCTGCTCACCAGACTGACAAACATGAAGGAGAGTTGGATGATATCGGTGTACGCAACTGCGTAGAGGCCTCCTAAAAAAGTGTAGATGATAGAAACAGCCGCAGATATCAGGATAGAGGCAAGAGATGACAGTTCAAGGATGATACGCATGGTCCCCCCTGGAAAGGATATCAtatcaaacaaagaaaaacaaactgcgTGAGTGCAAAACATACAGCTCACAGCCAGAACCATAAGCTCcattaaaatgcaaattaaatgCATTAAAACTTAATTACCAACCGAGGGCAGCGAGGATGCAGGCAACCCACAAAATATCACTGAGCAAAGCAGGAAGTAATATTGCTGTGGTGAACAATTGGCCGTAGCGATTCTGAAATGGGTCCAACATCGTCACGTAGCGTTTGGACctcatttgtttggcaaaaaacaaTCCTCCTTGAAAGACAGAAAATAAACCAAAGTAAACTGTTTTGGGAATGTTCATTTGATTAAAGggttatttaatatttaaaattagACAGAAAACATTgactccaaaaataaaatgaaattgtttgCTCTGGCGTTCGAGTTCCTTGGAAGTCAATTGGGGCGGAGCACCGAGTCAGTAAATTCATGGGGGTCTTTTAAATACGATCAACAAGCTTCCACacagaaaaatcaaatatattttttcaattatttctgcAAACGCGACACTTCCAAGATGACAACACACCCCTCTGCTCTCGAGGGCTGTCCATCAGAAATTAGCTCAAGAATGTGAAATTCAGATAAAATGGAGTGCCCTGACCCGACTGAGCTTTTGCGGATGATTGACCAGCAAGCCCGCATTGGCTGGATCGGGACAAACGCCATCCCATAACTGCGTGCGATCAGCATGAGGAGGTGACATGCTACAGAGGGTCCTGACTATTAGTTAAAACAAAGCATGATGGAATTggttgcttattttttttttgtccttattAGTTATGACTTGAATCATCATCCAATCAAGCAAatcaccccccccaaccctcctgCCCCGCAACAAAAATCCTGTGCATCCAATtttctacatttcagaactagggtcggtattttattttaaaaaaaatatttttactccgtCTCCAGCACAcggtgccgccattttcttgtcagttcctGTCAATTCACGCTCACATGTGCATAatgagatcaaaattcatgatggCCTCTCGCATTCCGAAACACCAGAATACTAGCAAtgataaataaacttgattttgtcacaaaCAAGGCGGGAGATAGGACCTAGATGCAGGAAGCAGAGATGTGAGCGTGGATTTTAGGACAGTTTATTGCctggcagaggtcatacacgggaAGGTAGACCAACAGGGTGACggtacaaaaatcacaaggcaaaaggcttggtctaaaaaaacatgaaacactgTCAAAAATTGGACAtgacaaaagatgaaaacaaaactttacttgatatggctcagtcaCGCGATGACATGGAACGAGGGAGTTAACGCTGGTTGACGCAAGTGAACACATGCATATTCACACAGCACCCAGAACCTTTTGCCACTGTCCATGTTTACTGCATGGACATTTGTTGCGGTTACTGCGGTGTTAGGCCAGTGAGAAACATTGCGGAAAACGACAGAAGTGAAACTATTACACATGTAATGTACAGATGACATGTAAAAGTGACctgaaatgtaatgtaataatcaCACATGCTAACTGTTTTGTAAAGGCTGATTTTGTAGTCTCAAATTCTTTACAGAATTTATACATGACTCCGtaccaatgcagccctatgggggcacaaaccagtgcaatctgtaggccggtcccaagcccggataaatgcagagggttgcgtcaggaaggccatccggcgtaaaaactgtgccaaacaaatatgagcgttcatctaaagaatcccataccggatcggtcgtggcccgggttaacaacgcccgcccccggcactgctaacctgcagggcgtcggtggaaattcagctactgtgggtcgaagacaaagaagaggaggaaaccggatccagcgtcagaagaaaaagaggaatgcacagagcctacaactgagtgtagggactttgaatgttgggactatgacaggaaaagcacaggagttggttgacatgatgattaggagaaaggttgatattctgtgcatccaagagagcaggtggaaaggtagtaaggctagaagtttgggagcagggtttaaattattctaccacggagtagatgggaagagaaatggagtaggggttattttaaaggaagagctggctaagaatgtcttggaggtgaaaagagtatcagatcgagtgatgagactaaaatttgaaattgagggtgttatgtataatgtggttagcggctatgcaccacaggtaggatgtgacctagagttgaaagagaaattctggaaggaactagatgaagtagttctgagcatcccagacagcgagagagttgtgattggtgcagattgtaatggacatattggtaaaggaaacaggggcgatgaagaagtgatgggtaagtacggcatccaggaaaggaactttgaagggcagatggtggtggactttgcaaaaaggatggagatggctgtagtgaacacttatttacagaagagggaggaacatatagtgacctacaagagcggaggtagaaccacgcaggtagattatattttgtgcagacgatgtaatctgaaggaggttactgactgtaaagtagtggtaggggagagtgtagctcgacagcataggatggtagtatgtaggatgattctggtggtgggtaggaagattaagaagacaaaggtagagcagagaaccatgtggtggaagctgaaaaaggaagaatgttgtgcagccttccggaaaaaggtgagacaggctctcgatggacaaccgaagctcccggaagactggacgacgacagccaaggtgatcagagagacaggcaggagagtacttggtgtgtcatctggtaggaaaggggagaaggagacttggtggtggaaccccaaaatacagggagtcatacaaggaaagagattagcgaagaagaagtgggatactgagaggactgaggagaggcgaaaggagtacatcgagatgcgacgtagggcaaaggtagaggtggcaaaggctaaacaagaggcatatgaagacatgtacaccaggttggacacgaaagaaggagaaaaggacctctacaggttggccagacagagggatagagatgggaaggatgtgcagcaggtcagggtgattaaggatagagatggaaatgtgttgactggtgccggtagtgtactaaatagatggaaagaatactttgagaagttgatgaatgaagaaaatgagagagaaggaagagttgaagaggcaagagtgaaggaccaggaagtggaaatgattactaagggggaagtcagaaaggcactacaaaggatgaaaactggaaaggcagttggtcctgatgacataccggtagaggtatggaagcaatttggagagatggctgtggagtttttgaccaacttattcaacagaatactagcgggcgaaaagatgcctgaagaatggaggaaaagtgttctagttcccatttttaagaacaaaggggatgttcagagctgtgggaactatagaggataaagttgatgagccacacaatgaagttatgggaaagagtagtggaggctagactcaggacagaagtaagtatctgcgagcaacagtatggtttcatgcctagaaagagtaccacagatgcattatttgccttgaggatgctcgtggaaaagtacagagaaggtcagaaggagctacattgtgtctttgtggatctagagaaagcctatgacagagtaccaagagaggaactgtggtactgcatgcggaagtctggtgtggcagagaagtatgttaaaatagtacaggacatgtatgatggcagcagaacaatggtgaggtgtgccttaggtgtgacagaggaatttatggtggaggtgggactgcatcagggatcagctctgagccccttcctgtttgcagtggtaatggataggctgacagatgaggttagactggaatccccttggaccatgatgttcgcagaaatattgtcatatgcagtgaaagcagggagcatgcagaggaacaattggaaagatggagacatgcactggaaaggagaggaatgaagattagccgaagtaaaacagaatatatgtgcgtgaatgagaaaagtggaggggaagaagagtgaggctacagg
Coding sequences:
- the LOC133501770 gene encoding high affinity choline transporter 1-like isoform X2 yields the protein MRSKRYVTMLDPFQNRYGQLFTTAILLPALLSDILWVACILAALGGTMRIILELSSLASILISAAVSIIYTFLGGLYAVAYTDIIQLSFMFVSLWLCIPFMILSPVVTDLAQVAHFNQSNIHSWVGEVKLEDAGKWIDDFLMLALGGLAYQSLYQRILAAASSHKAQVTCFAAAGFAFIMGIPSAIIGAVAASADWNQTDYGLPPPYERGEAGNVLPLALSYITPAWVSVLGIGAIAAAVMSSMDSTLLSSASMFTQNIYKTTLRKQASERELQWVIRISVLLVGLAGTGLAFNKNSILALWLLAADLLYCIVTPQLVCVVHLRSANCYGAISGYVIALVLRGLSGEPALGIPPVLLYPGWREEDGIITQYFPFRTLIALICLTAVIVVSYLVQLGFSRQLIPQSWDVLDVFEEKMEAEEEEERPIQSFNEEKNYVFNTAL